The Humulus lupulus chromosome 3, drHumLupu1.1, whole genome shotgun sequence genome window below encodes:
- the LOC133825689 gene encoding probable receptor-like serine/threonine-protein kinase At5g57670, with protein MARYTLIVTIVDKMMKTIPNRERLIVVVDASRSKVSMEALDWALKNVVRPRDNILVLAVLYDNFSFPINKKTPTSVCFPFKFLMGIGERLEFGGQGQVNLRELEEEFEEKRALYQSNLLPFYKQCKKLEVKLDVKLAAGFSAGKLTVEEAQNSNTRWIVLDSPFKKDRIYIYGHVSCNVAIFKGKDVATLMTSKDYSKRNWEASDIHQHRCTTEYQERELSSAHHQIPSQSPCWFPLSWRSEFPRCFSRDEIEVMTKGFSVENVIKDDDCMQVFQGLLQEIPVLVKCFKESNKTFWSTLKILNTIRHRNIATLVGYCCSDDLKIMIFDFPCKGDDLAHKLGWRSRWCIAQEIGSSLRYLHEECVEGPIVHNSVCSSHVVISHGCSAMLSHLTTAQWIKDEETCNENFLAECSNQGEDKNFCIDIHDYGILLLELITGKNVWQGEGNTLIDWGLPLLENGLLCQLMDSRLKETDGAWMVHHMAHAALHCLKLDSTHNLSISEAIGLVRGDTRGTCNHWKFEKHAGDCSCPKSD; from the exons ATGGCTAGGTACACACTTATAGTAACAATT GTAGATAAGATGATGAAGACAATCCCAAATAGAGAACGTTTGATAGTAGTAGTGGACGCTAGTAGGAGCAAGGTTAGTATGGAGGCCCTGGACTGGGCTCTCAAAAACGTTGTTCGTCCAAGAGATAACATTCTTGTGTTGGCAGTTTTGTATGATAACTTCTCATTTCCTATTAATAAGAAGACTCCTACCTCTGTATGCTTTCCTTTCAAGTTTCTCATGGGCATCG GGGAAAGATTAGAGTTTGGAGGGCAAGGGCAAGTGAATCTCAGAGAGCTTGAAGaagaatttgaagaaaaaagagcACTTTACCAAAGTAACCTCCTACCATTTTACAAGCAGTGCAAAAAACTTGAG GTAAAATTGGATGTTAAACTTGCTGCAGGATTTTCTGCTGGGAAATTAACAGTAGAAGAAGCACAGAACTCTAATACCCGTTGGATTGTTTTAGATAG TCCCTTCAAGAAAGACAGAATTTACATCTATGGACATGTGAGCTGCAATGTTGCAATATTCAAAGGAAAAGATGTTGCAACCTTAATGACATCAAAAGATTATTCTAAGAGAAATTGGGAAGCTTCAGATATCCACCAACATCGGTGCACAACTGAATATCAAGAAAGGGAGTTATCATCTGCCCACCACCAGATACCTTCTCAAAGTCCTTGTTGGTTTCCTTTGTCTTGGAGAAGTGAATTCCCTCGATGCTTTTCTCGCGATGAAATCGAAGTTATGACAAAAGGATTTTCTGTTGAAAATGTTATAAAAGATGACGATTGCATGCAGGTTTTCCAAGGTTTGCTCCAAGAAATACCTGTTTTAGTCAAGTGTTTCAAGGAAAGTAACAAAACATTCTGGTCCACTCTCAAGATCCTCAACACAATACGCCACCGGAATATTGCAACGCTTGTAGGTTACTGCTGTTCTGATGacttgaaaatcatgattttcgaCTTTCCTTGCAAGG GCGATGATCTAGCACATAAACTTGGATGGAGAAGTAGATGGTGTATTGCTCAAGAAATAGGTAGTAGCCTCCGTTATCTTCATGAAGAGTGCGTAGAAGGGCCAATCGTTCACAACTCTGTGTGTTCCTCTCATGTAGTCATTTCACATGGGTGCTCTGCAATG CTTAGCCATTTAACAACTGCGCAATGGATTAAGGATGAAGAAACCTGTAATGAAAACTTCCTAGCCGA ATGTTCAAATCAAGGGGAAGACAAGAACTTTTGTATTGATATTCATGATTATGGGATACTCCTTCTGGAGCTTATTACTGGAAAGAATGTCTGGCAAGGGGAGGGCAATACCTTAATAGACTGG GGATTGCCACTTCTAGAGAATGGCTTACTTTGCCAACTAATGGATTCTAGATTGAAAGAAACTGATGGTGCATGGATGGTTCATCATATGGCTCATGCTGCATTACACTGCCTCAAACTTGATTCAACTCACAACCTTTCTATAAGTGAG GCCATAGGCTTAGTTCGAGGTGATACACGTGGAACATGCAACCACTGGAAATTTGAAAAACATGCAGGAGACTGTTCTTGTCCCAAAAGTGATTAA